The proteins below come from a single Prolixibacter sp. NT017 genomic window:
- a CDS encoding glycoside hydrolase family 105 protein → MKLTMFKGKVLTLFLLGLTITQCAPSKKKDSSSDNRGLKMAVRMADSEIAHFPNAASVDFKPKGKWDYTGGLIASSMMKLWKVTGDQKYFNYAKSYADQFIAEDGTIKGYKRSDFNLDRLNSGKFLFPLYEQTHEKKYKKAIFILRDQLKDQPRTPEGGFWHKKRYTNQMWLDGLYMGAPFYAQFAKVFNQPKDFEDVINQFLIVNKHTYNPEVGLNYHGWDESKEQRWANPTTGCSSQFWGRAMGWYSMALVDALDFIPEDYPNRDKLIDILNQVAAGIAKWQDPKSGVWYQVLDQGNREGNYLEASASCMFVYTLLKATRLHYIDSNYKAVAVKGFDGILKNFIRENQDGTIRLTNVCAVAGLGGHPYRDGTYEYYIKEPVRDNDPKGVGPFILACLEIKN, encoded by the coding sequence ATGAAACTGACGATGTTCAAGGGGAAAGTTCTGACCTTGTTTTTACTGGGACTTACCATTACACAATGTGCGCCTTCGAAAAAGAAAGACAGTTCGTCTGACAATCGAGGGCTGAAAATGGCCGTTCGCATGGCCGATTCGGAGATAGCACACTTCCCCAATGCAGCCTCGGTTGACTTCAAACCTAAAGGGAAGTGGGACTACACCGGCGGATTGATTGCTTCGTCGATGATGAAGCTTTGGAAGGTGACCGGCGACCAAAAGTATTTCAACTATGCGAAATCCTATGCCGACCAGTTTATTGCGGAAGATGGTACCATTAAAGGCTACAAACGAAGTGACTTTAACCTCGACCGGCTGAATTCCGGCAAGTTTTTATTCCCGCTTTACGAACAAACCCATGAGAAAAAATACAAGAAAGCCATCTTTATACTTCGTGACCAATTGAAGGACCAACCCCGGACTCCCGAGGGTGGTTTTTGGCATAAAAAGAGGTACACCAATCAAATGTGGCTCGACGGACTCTACATGGGAGCCCCGTTCTATGCTCAATTTGCAAAAGTATTCAACCAGCCAAAAGATTTCGAAGACGTCATCAATCAATTCCTCATCGTCAATAAACATACCTACAACCCGGAAGTCGGTCTGAATTACCACGGCTGGGATGAGAGCAAAGAGCAACGCTGGGCCAACCCGACAACAGGCTGTTCTTCTCAATTCTGGGGACGGGCAATGGGATGGTATTCGATGGCTCTCGTCGATGCACTCGATTTCATTCCGGAAGATTATCCGAACCGGGATAAACTCATCGACATTTTAAACCAGGTAGCAGCAGGAATTGCCAAATGGCAAGATCCCAAATCGGGCGTTTGGTACCAGGTACTTGACCAGGGAAACCGGGAAGGAAACTACCTCGAAGCATCGGCATCCTGCATGTTTGTTTACACCCTTCTCAAGGCTACCCGGTTGCATTACATCGATTCAAATTACAAAGCCGTAGCGGTGAAAGGCTTTGATGGAATACTGAAAAATTTCATCAGGGAAAACCAGGATGGCACCATTAGACTGACCAATGTTTGTGCAGTGGCCGGTCTGGGTGGCCATCCGTATCGTGACGGAACCTATGAATATTATATAAAGGAACCTGTACGGGACAATGATCCCAAAGGCGTGGGTCCCTTCATTCTTGCATGCCTTGAAATAAAAAACTAA